A single window of Nicotiana tomentosiformis chromosome 1, ASM39032v3, whole genome shotgun sequence DNA harbors:
- the LOC138906656 gene encoding uncharacterized protein has translation MSMTYTISASTGGTFAFGGLAMAIHEMDDGHSRSLPQGPCKDIACDNGPHFIDSKVTKFLEGLKIKRIASSPYHPTSNGQAESTNKVIIQDLKKKLEDAKGKWPDDLLGVLWAYRTTAKLRMGETPFSLVYGSEALMLVEVGEPTLRFSRANKEKNNEVFLVKLDLLEEHWKCKI, from the exons ATGTCAATGACATACACAATTAGTGCATCAACCGGTGGAACTTTTGCATTCGGTGGTTtggccatggccattcatgaaatggatgATGGGCATAGTCGATCCTTGCCACAAGGACCTTGTAAG GATATTGCTTGTGACAACGGTCCACATTTTATAGATTCTAAAGTCACGAAGTTTCTGGAAGGATTGAAGATCAAACGAATTGCATCTTCTCCATACCACCCAACTTCAAATGGACAGGCGGAGTCGACCAACAAGGTGATTATTCAAGATCTTAAAAAGAAGTTAGAAGATGCTAAAGGCAAGTGGCCAGATGATCTACTGGGTGTGTTATGGGCATACCGGACCACGGCAAAGTTGAGAATGGGTGAAACTCCCTTTTCACTTGTGTACGGTTCAGAGGCTTTGATGCTAGTGGAAGTGGGGGAACCGACTTTAAGGTTTTCCCGAGCAAACAAAGAGAAAAATAATGAAGTGTTTCTAGTTAAGCTAGATTTGCTGGAAGAGCATtggaaatgcaaaatatga